The Arachis hypogaea cultivar Tifrunner chromosome 16, arahy.Tifrunner.gnm2.J5K5, whole genome shotgun sequence genome contains a region encoding:
- the LOC112697675 gene encoding histone deacetylase 2 isoform X3 codes for MCLAPRHPFDSSKWGRVCRFLVSFGVLDKKCIVEPLEASKDDLLVVHSESYLNSLKESSNVATIIEVPPVGLFPNCLVQQKVLHPFRKQVGGTILSAKLAKERGWAINVGGGFHHCSAEKGGGFCAYADISLCIHFALVRLNISRVMIIDLDAHQGNGHETDFAYDSRVYILDMYNPGIYPLDYEARNYINQKVEVKSGTLTEDYLQKLDEALEVAGRSFDPELIVYNAGTDILDGDPLGRLKISPDGITLRDEKVFRFAREKNIPIVMLTSGGYMKSSARVIADSIVNLSKKCLIEDKQDS; via the exons ATGTGCCTCGCTCCAAG GCACCCGTTTGATTCTTCTAAATGGGGGCGAGTTTGTAGATTCCTAGTGTCGTTTGGTGTTCTGGATAAGAAATGCATTGTTGAGCCTCTTGAAGCTTCAAAGGATGATCTTTTAGTG GTGCACTCAGAATCGTACTTGAATAGCCTGAAGGAAAGTTCAAATGTGGCTACAATAATTGAG GTCCCTCCGGTGGGGTTATTTCCTAATTGTCTTGTGCAACAAAAAGTTCTTCATCCATTCCGGAAGCAG GTTGGTGGAACTATTTTGTCTGCAAAACTTGCAAAAGAGAGAGGATGGGCCATTAATGTAGGAGGAGGATTTCATCACTGCTCTGCAGAAAAAGGAGGTGGATTTTGTGCTTATGCAGATATTTCTCTTTGCATCCACTTTGCTTTGGTTCGGTTGAATATATCGAG GGTGATGATCATTGATCTTGATGCACATCAAGGAAATGGCCATGAAACAGACTTTGCCTATGATA GCCGAGTCTACATTTTGGACATGTACAACCCTGGAATATACCCTTTG GATTATGAGGCAAGGAACTACATAAATCAGAAAGTTGAAGTGAAG AGTGGGACACTCACGGAAGATTACCTGCAGAAATTAGATGAAGCACTAGAG GTTGCTGGGCGTAGCTTTGACCCTGAGTTGATAGTTTACAATGCCGGAACTGACATCTTAGATGGTGATCCATTAGGAAGGTTAAAG ATCAGTCCTGATGGGATTACCCTCAGAGATGAGAAAGTTTTTCGGTTTGCTCGTGAGAAGAACATTCCTATTGTCATGCTCACGTCAG GTGGTTATATGAAATCCAGTGCTAGAGTCATTGCAGATTCAATAGTCAATCTGTCCAAGAAATGCTTGATAGAAGACAAACAGGATTCCTAA
- the LOC112697672 gene encoding uncharacterized protein — protein MNSVPVMTTGLTSIEQHAASVYTREVFTDVKKQIVQAAALILISKKRCLNTMVYMVEEYEQPATRIKVAYGRSTGKIDCQCNFWRKNGYPCRHMFFVMKSEHVTTIPDALVLQRWRLNAKAIESYVERWGGTSEAGFLLRHGALHTASHRLFLIGAQKLSLFRKALNGVLTLCRELELEYKAFEDGGGERPISAVQTKEVNCVVRDPAVAKSKGAQKFTKKGHLRKKRLCTIWKRPGHTKRHCMKNIEQQRDCSEEELVEDNGIHQGLNSGSKRRKLVRNVGKSMSHPVESCAGDEDSPARIIGNEPQVLHQMQQFLRQARQNHGLTTGSGK, from the exons ATGAATTCCGTTCCAGTGATGACCACTGGCTTGACCTCGATTGAGCAACATGCCGCCTCGGTGTATACGAGAGAAGTCTTTACTGATGTCAAGAAACAGATAGTCCAAGCTGCAGCGTTGATTCTTATATCCAAGAAAAGGTGCCTTAACACAATGGTCTATATGGTTGAGGAGTACGAGCAGCCAGCTACGAGAATCAAGGTTGCCTATGGCAGGTCCACGGGCAAAATTGACTGCCAATGTAACTTTTGGAGGAAGAATGGGTACCCCTGTAGACATATGTTCTTTGTGATGAAGTCCGAACATGTAACTACCATCCCGGATGCACTTGTGTTGCAGAGATGGCGATTAAACGCGAAGGCCATAGAGAGTTACGTCGAGAGGTGGGGTGGCACCAGTGAGGCCGGGTTTTTGCTTCGACACGGTGCCCTCCACACTGCATCGCATAGGCTCTTCCTAATAGGCGCCCAGAAATTGTCGTTATTTAGGAAGGCCCTGAATGGCGTACTTACGCTTTGCCGAGAGCTCGAACTAGAGTACAAAGCGTTCGAGGACGGAGGGGGGGAAAGGCCGATATCGGCGGTCCAGACCAAAGAGGTCAACTGCGTCGTTAGGGACCCAGCTGTTGCAAAATCGAAGGGGGCACAAAAGTTCACCAAAAAAGGACACCTTCGGAAGAAGCGTCTTTGCACAATATGGAAGCGGCCAGGGCACACGAAGAGACACTGCATGAAGAATATAGAACAGCAAAGAGATTGCAGCGAGGAAGAATTGGTAGAAGACAATGGCATCCACCAG GGTCTGAATTCAGGTTCAAAGCGACGAAAATTGGTACGCAATGTTGGAAAAAGCATGTCGCATCCCGTAGAGTCTTGCGCCGGTGATGAGGATTCCCCGGCTCGGATTATAGGAAATGAACCGCAGGTGTTGCATCAG ATGCAGCAGTTCCTTCGTCAAGCAAGGCAGAATCACGGGCTAACAACTGGGAGTGGTAAGTGA
- the LOC112697675 gene encoding histone deacetylase 2 isoform X2, with product MSFTFIQKFVTESTRFPYTSAFVLAFITVAVAAVRFRRLSKPTSFTMSSSSVNDPVQRNRIFSSKLYFDVPRSKVHSESYLNSLKESSNVATIIEVPPVGLFPNCLVQQKVLHPFRKQVGGTILSAKLAKERGWAINVGGGFHHCSAEKGGGFCAYADISLCIHFALVRLNISRVMIIDLDAHQGNGHETDFAYDSRVYILDMYNPGIYPLDYEARNYINQKVEVKSGTLTEDYLQKLDEALEVAGRSFDPELIVYNAGTDILDGDPLGRLKISPDGITLRDEKVFRFAREKNIPIVMLTSGGYMKSSARVIADSIVNLSKKCLIEDKQDS from the exons ATGAGTTTCACTTTCATCCAAAAATTCGTTACTGAGTCGACTCGCTTCCCTTACACCTCCGCTTTTGTTCTCGCGTTCATCACTGTCGCAGTAGCTGCCGTCAGATTCCGCCGTCTGTCCAAACCGACGTCGTTTACGATGTCTTCTTCATCAGTAAACGACCCTGTTCAGCGCAACCGCATCTTCTCGAGCAAGCTCTACTTCGATGTGCCTCGCTCCAAG GTGCACTCAGAATCGTACTTGAATAGCCTGAAGGAAAGTTCAAATGTGGCTACAATAATTGAG GTCCCTCCGGTGGGGTTATTTCCTAATTGTCTTGTGCAACAAAAAGTTCTTCATCCATTCCGGAAGCAG GTTGGTGGAACTATTTTGTCTGCAAAACTTGCAAAAGAGAGAGGATGGGCCATTAATGTAGGAGGAGGATTTCATCACTGCTCTGCAGAAAAAGGAGGTGGATTTTGTGCTTATGCAGATATTTCTCTTTGCATCCACTTTGCTTTGGTTCGGTTGAATATATCGAG GGTGATGATCATTGATCTTGATGCACATCAAGGAAATGGCCATGAAACAGACTTTGCCTATGATA GCCGAGTCTACATTTTGGACATGTACAACCCTGGAATATACCCTTTG GATTATGAGGCAAGGAACTACATAAATCAGAAAGTTGAAGTGAAG AGTGGGACACTCACGGAAGATTACCTGCAGAAATTAGATGAAGCACTAGAG GTTGCTGGGCGTAGCTTTGACCCTGAGTTGATAGTTTACAATGCCGGAACTGACATCTTAGATGGTGATCCATTAGGAAGGTTAAAG ATCAGTCCTGATGGGATTACCCTCAGAGATGAGAAAGTTTTTCGGTTTGCTCGTGAGAAGAACATTCCTATTGTCATGCTCACGTCAG GTGGTTATATGAAATCCAGTGCTAGAGTCATTGCAGATTCAATAGTCAATCTGTCCAAGAAATGCTTGATAGAAGACAAACAGGATTCCTAA
- the LOC112697673 gene encoding K(+) efflux antiporter 6, translating to MFPARSPSFSRQSHHHLTLLIFSVSLVLLLQPPSSLAIRPDESDRIELVANSTESNGTLSKPREGSFAEMIDRALEHEFTENDQNEVPDAGSFNNSVAEQQAVLETVARVKPKKNETKDEKSFQLHHVFNLDNDNRAEDTPMLIDRKDNVFIISNFKSKYPVLQLDLRLISDLVVAIVSATCGGVAFAFAGQPVITGYLLAGSIVGPGGFNFISEMVQVETVAQFGVIFLLFALGLEFSAAKLRVVRAVAVLGGLLQIFLFMCMCGLTVSLCGGKASEGVFVGAFLSMSSTAVVLKFLMDKNTTNALHGQVTIGTLILQDCAVGLLFALLPVLGGTSGVFQGVLSMTKLLVTLIAFLSVLSILSRTCLPWLLKLMISLSSQTNELYQLASVAFCLLVAWSSDKLGLSLELGSFAAGVMIATTDLAQHTLEQIEPIRNLFAALFLASIGMLIHVHFLWNHVDILVASVILVIVIKTIIIASVVKGFGYNNKTSVLVGMSLAQIGEFAFVLLSRASNLHLVEGKLYLLLLGTTALSLVTTPLLFKLIPAVVHLGVLLRWFSPDSSLEIGYSKVDILRSESGKQRIILMDQESHDS from the exons ATGTTCCCTGCAAGATCACCTTCATTTTCTCGCCAGAGTCACCACCATTTAACGCTCTTGATTTTCTCAGTTTCGCTCGTACTTCTACTTCAACCTCCGTCGTCACTCGCCATTCGACCCGATGAGTCGGATCGGATCGAACTGGTTGCCAACTCGACCGAGTCCAATGGTACGCTCTCGAAACCCAGGGAAGGAAGCTTCGCGGAAATGATCGATCGAGCTCTCGAGCACGAGTTCACCGAGAACGACCAGAACGAAG TGCCTGATGCGGGGAGCTTCAACAACAGTGTGGCAGAGCAACAG GCTGTACTCGAAACTGTGGCCAGGGTCAAGCCAAAGAAGAACGAGACAAAGGATGAAAA gtCATTTCAACTCCATCATGTATTTAATTTGGATAATGATAATAGAGCTGAAGATACCCCAATGTTGATAGACCGAAAG GATAATGTTTTCATAATATCTAACTTTAAATCCAAGTATCCAGTGCTCCAGCTAGATTTGCG ATTGATTTCAGACCTAGTGGTCGCTATAGTTTCGGCAACTTGTGGTGGCGTTGCATTTGCTTTTGCGGGACAACCG GTTATTACTGGATATCTTCTGGCTGGCTCCATAGTTGGACCTGGTGGCTTTAACTTCATTAGTGAAATGGTGCAG GTGGAAACAGTGGCTCAATTTGGTGTAATATTTCTTCTGTTTGCATTGGGCCTGGAGTTCTCGGCAGCTaag CTTCGTGTTGTTCGAGCAGTTGCTGTTCTAGGAGGGCTActtcaaatttttctatttatgtgCATGTGTGGGCTTACTGTATCG TTATGTGGTGGTAAAGCCTCAGAAGGAGTTTTTGTTGGTGCTTTCCTTTCTATGTCTTCAACAGCAGTG GTCTTGAAGTTTTTGATGGACAAGAACACTACTAATGCCCTTCACGGACAAGTGACTATTGGGACCCTAATTTTGCAG GATTGTGCTGTTGGATTGCTTTTTGCATTACTTCCTGTTCTGGGTGGCACGTCTGGTGTTTTCCAAGGAGTGTTATCCATGACAAAGCT GTTGGTGACTTTGATTGCATTTCTCTCTGTTCTGTCAATATTGTCTCGTACTTGCCTCCCATGGTTGCTTAAACTGATGATAAGCCTGTCATCCCAG ACAAATGAGCTCTATCAGCTGGCGTCTGTTGCCTTCTGCTTGCTTGTAGCCTGG AGTAGTGATAAGCTGGGGCTAAGTCTAGAGTTAGGCTCCTTTGCGGCTGGAGTGATGATTGCAACCACTGATCTGGCTCAACATACACTAGAGCAA ATTGAACCTATTCGCAATCTTTTTGCTGCTCTTTTCCTAGCCAGCATTGGAATGTTGATTCATGTTCATTTTCTCTGGAACCATGTTGACATTCTGGTAGCATCTGTAATTTTGGTGATTGTCATAAAAACAATCATAATTGCTTCTGTTGTCAAAGGATTTGGTTACAATAACAAGACTTCAGTACTT GTTGGAATGTCATTGGCACAGATAGGAGAATTTGCTTTTGTTCTTCTCAGCCGGGCTTCTAATCTTCATCTAGTTGAG gGTAAACTATATTTGCTGCTTCTTGGGACGACAGCTCTTAGTCTG GTAACAACTCCTTTACTTTTCAAGCTAATTCCTGCAGTAGTGCATCTCGGTGTGCTATTGAGGTGGTTCTCTCCTGACAGTTCACTGGAG ATCGGATATAGTAAGGTAGACATCCTCCGCTCAGAAAGTGGGAAGCAGCGAATAATTTTGATGGACCAAGAATCTCATGATTCTTGA
- the LOC112698322 gene encoding abscisic acid receptor PYL2 — MASSEIYYPNLQALTQEELAELDPIIKKYHIFNDPSPNTCTSIITYRIEASANAVWPFVRSFENPQKYKHFIKGCNMRGDGGVGSIREVTVVSGLPASTSTERLEILDDDLHILSFKVVGGEHRLQNYRSVTSVNEFNVGNRAYTIVLESYIVDIPQGNTEEDTKMFVDTVVKLNLQKLGVVAMAS; from the coding sequence ATGGCCTCTTCAGAAATATACTACCCTAATTTGCAAGCTCTAACACAAGAAGAATTGGCTGAACTTGAcccaatcataaaaaaatatcacaTTTTCAATGATCCCTCCCCAAACACCTGCACTTCGATAATAACCTACCGGATCGAAGCTTCGGCGAACGCGGTATGGCCGTTCGTCCGAAGCTTCGAGAATCCCCAGAAGTACAAGCACTTCATAAAGGGGTGCAATATGAGAGGAGATGGCGGCGTTGGCAGCATCAGGGAGGTCACCGTCGTTTCGGGCCTCCCAGCATCAACCAGTACTGAGAGGCTCGAAATTTTAGACGATGACCTCCACATACTGAGCTTTAAGGTAGTTGGAGGCGAACATCGCCTCCAAAACTACCGCTCGGTAACGTCGGTGAACGAATTCAACGTAGGAAACAGGGCTTATACAATTGTTTTGGAGTCTTATATTGTGGATATACCACAAGGGAACACCGAAGAAGATACCAAGATGTTTGTTGATACCGTTGTTAAGCTCAACCTTCAGAAACTTGGTGTGGTTGCCATGGCTAGTTGA
- the LOC112697675 gene encoding histone deacetylase 2 isoform X1, giving the protein MSFTFIQKFVTESTRFPYTSAFVLAFITVAVAAVRFRRLSKPTSFTMSSSSVNDPVQRNRIFSSKLYFDVPRSKVPIIYSESYDISFLGIEKLHPFDSSKWGRVCRFLVSFGVLDKKCIVEPLEASKDDLLVVHSESYLNSLKESSNVATIIEVPPVGLFPNCLVQQKVLHPFRKQVGGTILSAKLAKERGWAINVGGGFHHCSAEKGGGFCAYADISLCIHFALVRLNISRVMIIDLDAHQGNGHETDFAYDSRVYILDMYNPGIYPLDYEARNYINQKVEVKSGTLTEDYLQKLDEALEVAGRSFDPELIVYNAGTDILDGDPLGRLKISPDGITLRDEKVFRFAREKNIPIVMLTSGGYMKSSARVIADSIVNLSKKCLIEDKQDS; this is encoded by the exons ATGAGTTTCACTTTCATCCAAAAATTCGTTACTGAGTCGACTCGCTTCCCTTACACCTCCGCTTTTGTTCTCGCGTTCATCACTGTCGCAGTAGCTGCCGTCAGATTCCGCCGTCTGTCCAAACCGACGTCGTTTACGATGTCTTCTTCATCAGTAAACGACCCTGTTCAGCGCAACCGCATCTTCTCGAGCAAGCTCTACTTCGATGTGCCTCGCTCCAAG GTTCCGATTATCTATTCTGAATCATATGACATATCCTTTCTCGGCATTGAGAAACT GCACCCGTTTGATTCTTCTAAATGGGGGCGAGTTTGTAGATTCCTAGTGTCGTTTGGTGTTCTGGATAAGAAATGCATTGTTGAGCCTCTTGAAGCTTCAAAGGATGATCTTTTAGTG GTGCACTCAGAATCGTACTTGAATAGCCTGAAGGAAAGTTCAAATGTGGCTACAATAATTGAG GTCCCTCCGGTGGGGTTATTTCCTAATTGTCTTGTGCAACAAAAAGTTCTTCATCCATTCCGGAAGCAG GTTGGTGGAACTATTTTGTCTGCAAAACTTGCAAAAGAGAGAGGATGGGCCATTAATGTAGGAGGAGGATTTCATCACTGCTCTGCAGAAAAAGGAGGTGGATTTTGTGCTTATGCAGATATTTCTCTTTGCATCCACTTTGCTTTGGTTCGGTTGAATATATCGAG GGTGATGATCATTGATCTTGATGCACATCAAGGAAATGGCCATGAAACAGACTTTGCCTATGATA GCCGAGTCTACATTTTGGACATGTACAACCCTGGAATATACCCTTTG GATTATGAGGCAAGGAACTACATAAATCAGAAAGTTGAAGTGAAG AGTGGGACACTCACGGAAGATTACCTGCAGAAATTAGATGAAGCACTAGAG GTTGCTGGGCGTAGCTTTGACCCTGAGTTGATAGTTTACAATGCCGGAACTGACATCTTAGATGGTGATCCATTAGGAAGGTTAAAG ATCAGTCCTGATGGGATTACCCTCAGAGATGAGAAAGTTTTTCGGTTTGCTCGTGAGAAGAACATTCCTATTGTCATGCTCACGTCAG GTGGTTATATGAAATCCAGTGCTAGAGTCATTGCAGATTCAATAGTCAATCTGTCCAAGAAATGCTTGATAGAAGACAAACAGGATTCCTAA
- the LOC140173091 gene encoding protein FAR1-RELATED SEQUENCE 5-like translates to MAGSRRCSCGLGGGGRWRWVLVRGKNRATAVRRRSVAGSRHCSSGLGRGVRRQWVLVASIGVDPIIQNDWSNLKWLTGSCGAPSVEPLLGDRSQLLGSTWRPSSLSLQPRLRNCRLFAVQMEVSLSDGNGELLGTDNEADVESNPEDMGGQDVADEFLGEYEDVATLDVDDIKRMRWDSVDTAYEFYRRLGMCHGFGVRKGDSGKDCRGNLIRYRFFCNKEGLRDGRHNDRVDRRRAHKPETRTNCEAKLSIYFDKIERCWKVRKVATEHNHDLTPASMVHLIANHREMTDAAKAQIDGLHASGIATSKIVGYMAGMAGGYSLLGFLKKDVYNYADRTQRANISDGDANAAVVYLEGKAGLDPMSVARYSVTKDARLANLIWADGASRVDYQHFGDVLPFDSTYKKNKYKKPLVIFSGSNNHKQTTIFGFGLLFDESVSSYKWMLENLLEVMCMKKPSVVVTDGDKAIIKAV, encoded by the exons ATGGCTGGATCTCGCCGCTGCTCCTGTGGTCTCGGCGGAGGTGGTCGATGGCGGTGGGTTCTAGTTCGAGGCAAGAACAGGGCCACCGCTGTTAGACGTCGTTCGGTGGCTGGATCTCGCCACTGCTCCTCTGGGCTCGGCAGAGGTGTTCGAAGGCAATGGGTTCTG GTAGCTAGTATAGGTGTGGATCCCATAATTCAGAATGACTGGTCAAATTTAAAGTGGTTAACGG GTTCATGTGGTGCTCCAAGTGTTGAACCATTGTTGGGTGACCGATCGCAGCTGCTTGGTAGTACTTGGCGTCCGTCGTCCCTGTCTTTGCAGCCGAGGTTGAGGAACTGCCGATTGTTTGCCGTTCAG ATGGAGGTGTCTTTAAGTGATGGGAATGGGGAGCTCCTGGGTACCGACAACGAGGCTGATGTGGAATCGAACCCGGAGGACATGGGTGGTCAGGATGTTGCAGACGAGTTTTTGGGTGAATATGAAGATGTCGCGACATTAGATGTGGATGACATAAAGCGGATGCGGTGGGATAGTGTTGACACTGCTTATGAGTTTTACAGGAGGCTGGGAATGTGTCATGGATTCGGCGTCAGGAAGGGTGATTCAGGCAAAGACTGTAGAGGAAATCTGATTAGATATAGGTTTTTTTGTAACAAGGAAGGGTTGAGGGATGGGAGACACAACGACCGAGTTGATAGACGGAGGGCACACAAACCTGAGACACGAACCAATTGTGAGGCTAAGCTCTCCATATACTTTGATAAGATTGAGCGTTGTTGGAAGGTGCGAAAAGTTGCGACAGAACATAATCACGACTTGACGCCCGCATCAATGGTCCATCTGATAGCCAACCATCGTGAAATGACCGATGCAGCAAAGGCTCAGATTGATGGGTTGCATGCTAGTGGCATTGCGACATCGAAGATTGTTGGATACATGGCCGGAATGGCTGGTGGGTACTCGTTGTTGGGTTTCTTGAAGAAGGATGTGTACAACTACGCCGACAGAACCCAGCGCGCTAACATATCAGATGGCGATGCGAATGCGGCTGTTGTTTATCTGGAGGGAAAGGCTGGTTTGGATCCCATGTCGGTTGCTAGATATAGTGTAACAAAAGATGCAAGGCTGGCAAATTTAATTTGGGCCGATGGAGCTAGCAGAGTTGATTATCAACATTTTGGAGATGTGCTGCCCTTCGACTCGACATATAAGAAAAACAAGTACAAAAAACCTCTTGTGATTTTTTCAGGGTCAAACAACCACAAGCAGACCACGATTTTTGGGTTTGGTCTATTATTTGACGAGAGTGTCAGTTCTTACAAGTGGATGTTAGAAAATCTGCTTGAGGTGATGTGCATGAAGAAACCGTCTGTGGTTGTGACTGACGGGGATAAGGCGATCATAAAGGCAGTCTGA